From the genome of Virgibacillus proomii, one region includes:
- the fliI gene encoding flagellar protein export ATPase FliI, whose protein sequence is MNTNNFLTAISKADTYKRYGKVLRVVGIMIESKGPAANIGEVCYIHPATNQGVPILAEVVGFHQERIILMPYAEVMEIGPGCLVESTGKSLSVKIGRGLIGNVVDPLGNPLEGQPLPKGLTSFLTDQAPPNPMLRPPITKPLEVGIKVIDSLLTVGEGQRIGIFAGSGVGKSTLLGMIARNSGADINVIALVGERGREVREFIEQDLGEAGLKKSIVVVATSDQPALMRIKGAFTATAISEYFRDQGYRVNLMMDSVTRVAMAQREIGLATGEPPTTKGYTPSVFATLPKLLERTGTNEKGTITAFYTVLVDGDDMNEPIADTVRGILDGHFVMDRKLAERGQYPAINVLKSISRVMNQVVDHDHIQVANEIRSLIATFEENRELIQIGAYKRGTDQGIDRAISFHPDIVSFLQQGINDYHPFQESVDAMKALLNGGGK, encoded by the coding sequence ATGAATACAAATAATTTTTTAACCGCAATTTCAAAAGCAGATACCTATAAACGATACGGAAAAGTATTACGTGTCGTTGGAATTATGATTGAATCAAAAGGACCTGCAGCAAATATCGGAGAAGTCTGTTATATCCATCCGGCTACCAATCAGGGAGTTCCAATTCTTGCAGAAGTAGTAGGATTTCATCAAGAGAGAATTATACTTATGCCATATGCAGAAGTAATGGAAATTGGTCCTGGGTGCCTTGTGGAGTCAACTGGCAAGTCATTAAGTGTCAAAATTGGTAGGGGGCTGATTGGAAATGTGGTTGATCCCTTGGGTAATCCATTAGAAGGACAGCCACTACCAAAAGGATTAACCAGCTTTCTTACCGACCAGGCTCCTCCTAATCCTATGCTTCGACCACCAATTACGAAACCGTTAGAGGTAGGTATTAAAGTTATTGATAGCTTATTAACTGTTGGTGAGGGACAGCGGATTGGTATTTTTGCGGGCAGTGGTGTTGGTAAAAGTACGCTGCTTGGAATGATCGCTAGAAATAGCGGAGCAGATATCAATGTAATAGCGCTAGTTGGAGAAAGAGGCCGCGAAGTAAGGGAATTTATTGAACAAGATTTAGGTGAAGCAGGACTTAAGAAATCGATTGTGGTTGTAGCCACATCTGATCAACCTGCTTTGATGAGGATTAAAGGTGCGTTTACAGCGACGGCAATTAGTGAGTATTTTCGAGATCAAGGGTATCGCGTTAATTTAATGATGGATTCGGTAACTCGAGTAGCGATGGCACAGAGGGAAATCGGATTAGCAACTGGAGAACCACCAACTACAAAAGGATACACCCCTTCTGTTTTTGCTACATTACCGAAATTGCTTGAACGCACTGGTACAAACGAAAAGGGAACAATCACTGCATTTTACACGGTGCTTGTGGATGGAGATGATATGAATGAACCTATTGCTGATACGGTTCGTGGTATTCTTGACGGGCACTTTGTAATGGACCGTAAGCTTGCTGAAAGAGGACAATACCCTGCAATAAATGTATTAAAATCAATTAGCCGGGTGATGAACCAAGTTGTTGATCATGATCATATTCAAGTAGCTAATGAAATCCGTTCTCTGATTGCCACGTTTGAAGAGAACCGGGAATTGATTCAAATCGGCGCTTACAAACGGGGAACAGATCAAGGAATTGATCGGGCTATTTCTTTTCATCCAGACATAGTATCATTCTTGCAGCAAGGAATTAACGATTACCATCCTTTCCAGGAGTCAGTCGATGCGATGAAAGCTTTACTTAATGGAGGTGGCAAATAG
- the fliJ gene encoding flagellar export protein FliJ gives MSDTMVLSKILHIRETEKKHAQKAYQQSLDFFEQTAMELYELLKKKELAEVAYEEKMHQTTTLEKLKEQFSYIEKLNAMIMVLQEDVQRARMEMETKQSELNNAHIEMKKFEKLIENRRNEKIEAIKKNEKAMMDEVAIHQFLNRKIR, from the coding sequence GTGTCCGATACGATGGTGTTATCTAAGATTTTACATATTCGAGAAACAGAAAAGAAACATGCTCAAAAAGCCTATCAGCAATCACTTGATTTTTTTGAACAAACTGCCATGGAACTGTATGAGCTCTTGAAAAAGAAAGAACTGGCTGAAGTAGCATATGAAGAAAAAATGCATCAGACAACGACTCTGGAAAAATTAAAAGAGCAATTTAGTTATATTGAAAAGCTAAATGCAATGATTATGGTACTTCAAGAAGATGTACAACGAGCCCGAATGGAGATGGAAACGAAGCAATCTGAGTTAAATAACGCTCATATAGAAATGAAAAAGTTTGAAAAGTTAATAGAGAATCGAAGGAATGAAAAAATAGAAGCAATCAAGAAAAATGAAAAAGCAATGATGGATGAAGTAGCTATACATCAATTTCTAAATCGAAAAATTAGGTGA
- a CDS encoding MotE family protein, with protein MAKKIDTEKKKMNPILWFLFAIVIPISITIALVTIILMVAGVDVTGWLKDKGKDIPVVSSFVDTEEEDNTAVAEKHMKSTLDKKNAEIDELKKELQDKEAMLEKLEQDIVKLKNKQKSAEKAEKGNKTNEEEKDAQGNTIKSMAKSFNRMDEEQAAKILQSLKRETALAIIKELKDDTRASVLEAMDPDTAAQLTQQFIDTEN; from the coding sequence ATGGCTAAGAAAATAGATACGGAAAAGAAAAAAATGAATCCCATCCTTTGGTTCCTGTTTGCGATCGTCATTCCAATTAGCATAACAATTGCACTTGTAACCATTATTTTAATGGTCGCCGGAGTGGATGTGACTGGGTGGTTAAAGGATAAAGGCAAGGATATTCCTGTTGTATCTTCATTCGTTGATACGGAAGAAGAAGATAACACGGCTGTTGCAGAAAAACATATGAAATCAACGCTTGATAAAAAGAATGCTGAAATTGATGAGTTGAAAAAGGAGCTTCAAGATAAAGAAGCGATGTTAGAAAAGCTAGAGCAGGATATCGTTAAACTTAAGAACAAGCAAAAATCGGCTGAAAAAGCTGAAAAAGGGAATAAGACGAACGAAGAGGAAAAGGACGCTCAAGGTAATACGATAAAGTCAATGGCCAAATCTTTTAATAGGATGGATGAAGAGCAAGCTGCAAAAATTCTGCAAAGCTTAAAAAGGGAAACAGCCTTAGCAATTATTAAAGAACTAAAAGATGATACGCGTGCCAGTGTGTTAGAAGCTATGGACCCTGATACAGCCGCACAATTAACACAACAATTTATTGATACCGAAAACTAA
- a CDS encoding flagellar hook-length control protein FliK: MSAIAMLLQQLPITIGEETPKQATTKENLANSPFQELMIHHQMLSETGNQLFQMEEEQMDTTDLLPVLDGKTLVAQYVSKLISPNQPATLSIEEQTNVWKMLEQPFIQQLLLDSNNEISELDEIPEAEKLSEQQGEIEDGEVNLALVQQQLATIFSNVEAILAQVHNKQDITKAATKLMELLKQWNAVMKNAEAVVSPETTGRLLQDNTKEQAIWQRLVQAFQKRESFAQKQPYSREAKVNSADVAKWLTNAIETVSKTEHAHMGNKEMMIAAANSSSVPLDKMQQHVIYLNTEQHPQKQMGQELIQQFQRIMKSGRFMKMPNGVNQLHITLRPQHLGNLLVRFTELNGEMTVRILVQSQAAKDLLESNIHKLRNMFSPQQVVIERQEAQLTQGQQLQKDSGENPQQFTDHEQDNQHESEREDAKSEGEFASTFQEILLNEQV, from the coding sequence ATGAGTGCCATTGCCATGTTATTACAGCAGCTGCCAATAACAATCGGTGAAGAGACGCCGAAGCAAGCAACTACCAAGGAAAACTTAGCTAATTCACCATTTCAAGAGCTTATGATTCATCATCAAATGCTTTCCGAGACAGGTAATCAGCTTTTCCAAATGGAAGAAGAGCAAATGGATACAACCGATTTGTTGCCTGTACTTGATGGGAAGACGTTAGTTGCTCAATATGTGAGCAAACTTATAAGTCCTAATCAGCCTGCAACACTAAGTATTGAGGAGCAAACGAATGTCTGGAAAATGTTAGAACAACCTTTCATTCAACAGTTATTGCTTGATTCAAATAATGAAATATCAGAACTTGATGAGATTCCAGAAGCAGAAAAGCTTTCTGAACAACAAGGAGAAATAGAAGACGGCGAAGTAAATTTGGCTCTTGTGCAACAACAATTAGCTACTATTTTTTCAAATGTAGAAGCGATTCTTGCTCAAGTTCATAATAAACAAGACATAACGAAAGCCGCTACGAAACTAATGGAATTACTTAAACAGTGGAATGCAGTTATGAAAAATGCAGAAGCTGTCGTTTCTCCTGAGACAACTGGACGTCTACTGCAAGATAATACAAAGGAGCAAGCGATTTGGCAGAGGTTGGTCCAAGCCTTTCAAAAAAGGGAAAGTTTTGCACAAAAACAACCTTATAGTAGAGAAGCCAAAGTAAATAGTGCGGATGTTGCTAAGTGGCTTACAAATGCTATCGAGACAGTTTCTAAAACAGAACATGCACATATGGGCAATAAAGAAATGATGATAGCAGCAGCAAATAGTTCATCTGTCCCGTTAGACAAAATGCAACAGCATGTTATCTATTTAAATACCGAACAACACCCACAGAAGCAAATGGGACAGGAACTGATTCAGCAATTCCAACGGATCATGAAATCGGGTAGGTTTATGAAAATGCCAAATGGTGTAAATCAGCTTCATATCACACTACGCCCCCAGCATTTAGGGAATTTGCTCGTACGATTCACTGAATTGAATGGCGAAATGACCGTCCGTATTCTTGTACAGTCTCAAGCTGCTAAAGATTTACTCGAATCCAATATTCACAAATTGAGAAATATGTTTTCTCCGCAGCAAGTAGTCATAGAAAGACAAGAGGCACAGTTAACACAGGGACAACAACTGCAAAAGGATTCAGGGGAAAATCCACAACAATTTACAGACCATGAGCAGGATAATCAGCATGAATCAGAACGTGAGGATGCGAAATCCGAAGGGGAGTTTGCTTCTACCTTCCAAGAGATACTATTGAACGAACAAGTGTAG
- the flgD gene encoding flagellar hook assembly protein FlgD: MAKIDPSLYLRNQKQERTPNPDLGKDEFLKILMVQLQNQDPTNPMDDREFIAQMAQFSSLEQMMNMSKSIDNLVESQLVSPVIKYSHMLGREVTYQAYDKETGKKTEIVSSKVVAVSQKDGWAILELENGEKIYADAVLQVNDPESKKDDEQPEESKKEGKKS, from the coding sequence TTGGCCAAAATTGATCCATCGCTCTATTTACGAAATCAGAAGCAGGAGCGAACACCAAACCCGGATTTAGGGAAGGATGAATTTCTTAAAATTTTAATGGTACAGCTACAAAATCAAGATCCAACCAATCCAATGGATGATCGTGAGTTTATAGCGCAAATGGCCCAGTTTAGTTCATTAGAACAAATGATGAATATGTCCAAATCTATTGATAACCTTGTTGAAAGTCAACTTGTTTCACCAGTTATTAAATATAGTCACATGTTAGGAAGAGAAGTTACTTACCAAGCGTATGACAAAGAAACAGGCAAAAAAACAGAGATCGTATCCAGTAAAGTAGTAGCTGTAAGTCAAAAGGATGGCTGGGCTATTTTAGAACTGGAGAATGGCGAAAAAATTTATGCAGATGCTGTTTTACAAGTAAATGATCCAGAATCGAAAAAAGATGACGAGCAACCAGAAGAATCGAAAAAAGAAGGGAAGAAGAGCTAG
- a CDS encoding TIGR02530 family flagellar biosynthesis protein — protein sequence MNTWDHRILQAPQHPSFVTREVKKTNKEINSSSFKDILVQEQLEQRQLKISKHAAARIQERKIEINAKQWQRIEAKLSEAKRKGINDSLVLLNDAALLVSARNNTVVTAMDRNEAEDRIFTNINGAILIND from the coding sequence ATGAATACATGGGATCATCGAATTCTTCAAGCACCTCAGCATCCGTCTTTTGTAACTAGAGAAGTAAAGAAAACAAATAAAGAGATAAATAGTTCCAGCTTTAAAGACATACTAGTACAAGAGCAATTGGAACAACGACAGTTAAAAATCAGCAAGCATGCCGCAGCACGTATACAAGAACGAAAGATTGAAATTAATGCAAAGCAATGGCAAAGGATTGAAGCTAAATTATCAGAGGCAAAACGAAAAGGAATTAATGATTCACTCGTCTTATTAAATGATGCAGCATTATTAGTCAGTGCCAGAAACAACACAGTTGTAACAGCAATGGATCGCAATGAGGCAGAAGATCGAATTTTTACTAATATTAATGGTGCTATTTTAATCAATGACTAA
- the flgG gene encoding flagellar basal body rod protein FlgG — MLRSMYAGISGMRGFQTKLDVVGNNIANVNTSGFKKGRVTFQDMMSQTTSGAQGPTAGRGGVNPIQVGLGSQLGSIDNIHTQGFRQSTGNPLDFQLEGNGMFILEGNGTTYYTRAGNFYLDDNDRIVNANGYYLQSMNGGYITIPQDAKSFDISSDGTVTYIAANGSNQTAGQIALANFSNPGGLEKAGSNLYLMSENAGYNGISAPETDGTAKVIAGALEMSNVDLSEEFTEMITAQRGFQANTRIITTSDEILQELVNLKR, encoded by the coding sequence ATGTTACGTTCAATGTACGCAGGAATTTCTGGGATGAGAGGATTTCAAACCAAGCTTGATGTAGTAGGTAATAATATCGCAAACGTCAATACATCTGGTTTTAAAAAGGGAAGAGTTACCTTTCAAGATATGATGAGTCAAACGACATCTGGTGCTCAAGGGCCAACAGCTGGACGTGGGGGAGTGAACCCGATTCAAGTTGGTCTAGGTTCACAACTAGGTTCGATTGATAATATTCATACTCAAGGCTTTCGGCAGTCGACTGGTAACCCGTTAGACTTTCAGTTAGAAGGAAATGGCATGTTTATCTTGGAAGGAAATGGAACAACTTATTATACCCGTGCCGGTAACTTTTACTTAGATGACAATGATCGAATTGTAAATGCTAATGGGTATTATTTGCAAAGTATGAATGGAGGATATATAACGATTCCGCAAGATGCAAAAAGCTTTGATATTTCATCGGATGGAACGGTTACGTACATTGCAGCGAATGGGTCTAATCAGACTGCTGGTCAAATTGCTTTGGCGAATTTCTCCAACCCAGGCGGATTAGAAAAAGCAGGAAGTAATCTTTATTTAATGTCTGAAAATGCCGGTTATAACGGCATAAGTGCTCCTGAAACAGATGGTACAGCAAAAGTTATAGCTGGTGCACTTGAAATGTCGAATGTTGATTTATCAGAAGAGTTCACAGAAATGATTACAGCTCAAAGAGGTTTCCAGGCAAACACAAGAATTATTACAACATCGGATGAAATTCTGCAAGAGCTTGTAAACTTAAAACGCTAA
- a CDS encoding flagellar FlbD family protein, whose translation MISLTRLNGEKFTLNAILIEQVQDFPDTTITLINGKKLVVKNTHSEVLERVLAYYQQIGIQVVQKEAIKEDE comes from the coding sequence ATGATTTCATTAACACGGTTAAACGGTGAAAAATTTACATTAAATGCTATCCTGATTGAACAAGTTCAGGACTTTCCAGATACGACGATAACATTGATTAATGGTAAGAAATTAGTCGTGAAAAACACCCATTCGGAAGTGCTTGAGCGCGTTTTAGCCTACTACCAGCAAATCGGCATCCAAGTAGTACAAAAGGAGGCAATTAAAGAAGATGAGTAA
- the fliL gene encoding flagellar basal body-associated protein FliL codes for MSNVVKTMITSIAVLAVIGIAAFVVVWYINDDNTNGETPSIKKIKEYSYETPEITTDLEDGSFVRIQFQIVTNGKDAKKEISQRDFQLKNILIKELATMKEEDFKSGLTDLEEKIKNKLNELMTTGKVTDVYTTNKILQ; via the coding sequence ATGAGTAATGTAGTAAAAACAATGATAACTTCAATAGCTGTATTAGCTGTTATAGGCATTGCTGCATTTGTCGTCGTTTGGTATATCAATGACGATAATACTAATGGAGAAACCCCATCCATTAAAAAAATAAAGGAATATTCGTATGAAACGCCGGAGATAACAACGGATCTTGAAGATGGAAGCTTTGTGCGTATTCAATTTCAAATCGTAACGAATGGTAAGGATGCGAAAAAAGAAATTAGTCAGCGTGATTTCCAGCTAAAAAATATCCTCATTAAAGAATTAGCAACGATGAAAGAAGAGGATTTTAAATCCGGGTTAACGGATTTGGAAGAGAAGATTAAAAACAAATTAAATGAACTAATGACTACAGGGAAGGTTACGGATGTGTACACCACTAATAAAATATTGCAGTAA
- the fliM gene encoding flagellar motor switch protein FliM yields the protein MVEEVLSQHEIDALLSAISSGEMDAEELKKEEKEKKVRVYDFKRALRFSKDQIRSISRIHENYARLLTTFFSAKLRTYVNITVASVDQIPYEEFIRSVPKMTILNTYSVQPLEGRIVMEINPNIAYAMLDRTLGGKGVSFNKVENLTEIETILMSQLFEKANVKLQEAWSSIVEIDPILEDFEVNPQFLQMVAPNETVVVVSLNTAIGEASGMINICIPHIVLEPIISKLSVHYWMETAGKERDEEAYQKLSKNIQTAEVEVKAILGEATITIDEFLKLSKEDVIGLDREIDSPLTFVVNNEPKFLAQPGTYKNKMSVQILEDVKGGNEDGE from the coding sequence TTGGTAGAGGAAGTTCTTTCGCAACATGAAATAGATGCACTCTTATCAGCGATATCATCCGGTGAGATGGACGCAGAGGAGCTAAAAAAAGAAGAAAAAGAAAAGAAAGTTCGTGTTTATGACTTTAAACGAGCGTTACGTTTTTCCAAGGATCAAATTCGCAGTATTTCTCGGATTCATGAGAATTATGCTAGATTATTAACAACTTTTTTCTCAGCGAAGTTAAGGACCTATGTGAATATTACAGTAGCATCTGTTGACCAAATTCCATACGAAGAATTTATTCGCTCGGTACCGAAAATGACGATTTTAAATACATATAGTGTCCAGCCGTTAGAGGGTAGGATCGTCATGGAAATCAATCCTAATATTGCCTATGCCATGCTTGATCGCACGCTAGGTGGAAAAGGTGTTAGTTTTAATAAGGTAGAGAATTTAACTGAGATTGAGACGATTTTAATGTCGCAGCTTTTTGAAAAAGCAAATGTTAAATTGCAGGAAGCATGGTCTTCTATCGTAGAAATTGACCCAATACTTGAGGATTTTGAAGTGAACCCGCAATTCCTGCAAATGGTTGCACCGAATGAAACGGTTGTTGTCGTATCATTAAATACCGCAATTGGTGAAGCTAGTGGCATGATTAATATCTGTATACCTCATATTGTGCTGGAACCCATTATTTCGAAACTGTCCGTTCATTATTGGATGGAGACAGCTGGAAAAGAAAGAGATGAAGAAGCTTATCAAAAGCTTTCAAAAAATATTCAAACAGCAGAAGTGGAAGTAAAAGCTATTTTAGGAGAAGCAACAATAACCATTGACGAGTTCCTAAAACTAAGCAAAGAAGATGTAATAGGCTTGGACAGGGAAATTGATAGTCCATTAACATTCGTAGTAAATAATGAACCAAAATTCCTTGCACAACCAGGTACATATAAAAATAAAATGTCCGTTCAGATATTAGAGGATGTTAAGGGGGGAAATGAAGATGGGGAATGA
- the fliY gene encoding flagellar motor switch phosphatase FliY, whose amino-acid sequence MGNDEKLSQDEIDALLNVSADDEETTSSSTNQYLSTIEVDTLGEIGNISFGSSATTLSTLLNQKVEITTPQVSVMAQEELKNFTFEPVSVQVNYLEGFSGKNVFVIKSEDAAIISDIMLGGDGTNPTEELNEIHLSAVQEAMNQMMGAAATSMSTIFNKRVDISPPTIHIEDPEQESTSVLGEDPFVKVAFQLKVGNLIDSTIFQLMPIGFAKDLVDQLMNGETVEEELDVALKEAEVPMLQQEDQPVDTKQKDEPQFLGDRTITQQKKVQQADFTPFEPVTLNKTKQRNLDMLLDIPLKVTVELGRTKRTIKDILDLSQGSIVELDKLAGEPVDILVNEKPIAIGEVVVIDENFGVRVTDILSPSDRIKKLK is encoded by the coding sequence ATGGGGAATGACGAGAAGCTATCTCAAGATGAGATTGATGCACTTTTAAACGTAAGTGCAGATGACGAGGAAACTACATCATCTTCAACAAACCAATATTTATCAACGATAGAAGTAGATACTTTAGGTGAAATAGGTAATATTTCGTTTGGCAGCTCAGCAACAACGTTATCAACGTTATTAAATCAAAAGGTAGAAATAACGACACCACAGGTTTCTGTGATGGCCCAAGAAGAGTTAAAAAACTTTACATTTGAGCCAGTTAGTGTTCAAGTCAATTATTTAGAAGGGTTTTCCGGAAAGAATGTCTTCGTTATTAAATCTGAGGATGCTGCTATCATTTCTGATATTATGCTTGGCGGCGATGGAACAAATCCAACTGAAGAATTAAATGAAATTCATTTAAGTGCTGTCCAAGAGGCGATGAATCAAATGATGGGGGCAGCTGCAACAAGTATGTCTACGATATTTAATAAGCGTGTAGACATATCACCGCCAACCATTCACATAGAAGATCCTGAACAGGAATCAACCTCTGTTTTAGGTGAAGATCCATTTGTTAAAGTAGCATTTCAATTAAAGGTTGGTAATTTAATCGATTCAACCATTTTTCAGTTAATGCCAATCGGATTTGCTAAAGATCTAGTAGATCAATTGATGAATGGTGAAACAGTTGAAGAGGAATTAGATGTGGCTTTGAAGGAAGCGGAGGTGCCTATGTTGCAACAAGAAGATCAGCCTGTGGATACAAAACAAAAAGACGAGCCACAGTTTTTAGGAGATCGTACGATAACGCAACAAAAGAAGGTACAGCAAGCTGATTTTACTCCATTCGAACCGGTTACATTGAATAAGACAAAACAGCGAAACTTGGATATGCTTTTAGATATTCCATTAAAAGTTACTGTGGAGCTCGGGCGTACCAAGCGAACGATTAAGGATATATTAGATTTATCACAAGGATCGATTGTAGAACTGGATAAGTTAGCAGGGGAACCGGTAGATATTTTAGTGAATGAAAAACCGATAGCTATTGGAGAAGTAGTTGTTATTGATGAAAATTTTGGAGTTCGAGTGACAGATATTTTAAGTCCGTCTGACAGGATAAAAAAATTAAAATAA
- a CDS encoding response regulator produces MGNRILIVDDAAFMRMMIKDILSKNGYEVVGEAQDGAQAVEKYKELTPDLVTMDITMPEKDGITALKEILASDPQAKIIMCSAMGQQAMVIDAIQAGAKDFIVKPFQADRVIEAIQKALS; encoded by the coding sequence ATGGGAAATCGTATTTTAATAGTAGATGATGCAGCATTTATGCGAATGATGATTAAAGATATTTTATCGAAAAATGGGTATGAGGTAGTTGGTGAAGCACAAGATGGAGCGCAGGCAGTAGAAAAATACAAGGAATTAACACCTGATTTAGTTACAATGGATATTACGATGCCGGAAAAAGATGGAATCACGGCGTTAAAGGAAATACTTGCAAGTGACCCACAGGCAAAAATTATTATGTGCTCTGCAATGGGGCAACAAGCTATGGTAATTGATGCAATCCAGGCAGGAGCTAAGGATTTTATTGTCAAGCCATTCCAAGCCGATCGAGTGATTGAAGCGATTCAAAAGGCATTGAGCTAA
- a CDS encoding flagellar biosynthetic protein FliO has protein sequence MNKSLRMYGISLLSLLLLLFCFEIEVEAAPKTVNDCIKEADCEPSEEKPIDKDKESSKLVNEKAETTPLWLNFIKLIIVLFLILGLIYAFLKFLKKKNAMFHQVKALENLGGISVGQNKSLQIVRVGSKFYLIGVGDNVELLQEIDDDTLIGELAKDDAMDTIPFALFRKKKDQKGEQQQNTNTTTAFKKQFMNELDKLKENRNKMIQEYKQKEDQNE, from the coding sequence TTGAATAAATCGTTACGTATGTATGGTATTAGCTTACTTAGTTTGCTTCTACTTCTGTTTTGTTTCGAAATAGAAGTAGAAGCAGCACCTAAAACGGTTAATGATTGTATTAAAGAAGCTGATTGTGAACCATCTGAAGAGAAACCGATAGATAAGGACAAGGAATCATCCAAACTTGTAAATGAAAAAGCAGAAACAACACCTCTATGGTTAAATTTTATCAAACTAATTATTGTTTTATTTCTGATTTTAGGTTTAATCTATGCTTTTTTAAAGTTTTTAAAAAAGAAGAACGCTATGTTTCATCAAGTAAAGGCGTTAGAAAACCTCGGTGGCATATCGGTAGGACAAAATAAATCACTACAAATTGTACGGGTTGGTAGTAAATTTTATTTAATTGGAGTTGGCGATAATGTTGAGCTGCTTCAAGAAATCGATGATGATACACTTATCGGGGAATTAGCGAAAGATGATGCAATGGACACCATCCCTTTTGCTTTATTTCGAAAAAAGAAAGATCAAAAAGGAGAACAACAGCAAAACACAAATACAACGACAGCTTTTAAGAAGCAGTTTATGAATGAACTGGACAAACTAAAGGAGAACCGTAATAAAATGATTCAGGAGTACAAACAGAAGGAAGATCAAAATGAATGA
- the fliP gene encoding flagellar type III secretion system pore protein FliP (The bacterial flagellar biogenesis protein FliP forms a type III secretion system (T3SS)-type pore required for flagellar assembly.), translated as MNEFVDMFSSSDPENISISVKLILLLTVLTLAPSILILMTSFTRIIIVLSFVRTSLATQQMPPNQVLIGLALFLTFFIMAPIFNEVYEQSLQPLFAEEITLDEAYEEASIPIKEFMAEHTRQKDLALFMNYAELERPETVEDIPLTTLVPAFAISELKTAFQMGFMIFVPFLIIDMAVASVLMSMGMMMLPPVMISLPFKILLFVLVDGWYLITHSLLDSF; from the coding sequence ATGAATGAATTTGTAGATATGTTTTCCAGTTCTGATCCAGAAAATATATCGATATCGGTAAAGCTTATTTTATTATTAACTGTTCTGACCTTAGCTCCTAGTATATTAATCTTAATGACAAGCTTTACGAGAATTATTATCGTCTTATCGTTTGTTCGTACGTCACTTGCGACTCAGCAAATGCCGCCGAATCAAGTACTAATAGGCTTAGCTTTATTTCTTACCTTCTTTATTATGGCACCGATATTTAATGAGGTTTATGAGCAGTCATTACAGCCGTTATTTGCAGAGGAAATTACACTAGATGAGGCGTATGAAGAAGCGAGCATTCCGATTAAAGAGTTTATGGCAGAGCATACCAGGCAAAAGGATTTAGCACTATTTATGAATTATGCTGAACTGGAGCGTCCAGAGACAGTGGAAGATATTCCCTTAACTACCTTAGTTCCTGCATTTGCCATTAGTGAGCTGAAAACAGCGTTTCAAATGGGATTTATGATCTTTGTTCCGTTTTTGATTATTGATATGGCTGTTGCCAGTGTATTGATGTCAATGGGGATGATGATGCTTCCTCCAGTTATGATATCCTTGCCTTTTAAAATCTTGTTGTTTGTTCTCGTAGATGGCTGGTATTTAATTACACATTCATTGCTTGATAGCTTTTAA
- the fliQ gene encoding flagellar biosynthesis protein FliQ encodes MSSEFVLTLAEKGVYTILLVTGPLLILALGVGLLVSIFQATTQIQEQTLAFIPKIVAVLIGLVVFGPWMLSVLVEFTSDLFQNINQFVG; translated from the coding sequence ATGAGCAGTGAGTTTGTATTAACTCTTGCAGAAAAAGGTGTATATACCATTCTATTGGTCACAGGGCCTTTACTAATACTCGCATTAGGTGTCGGCCTTTTAGTCAGCATTTTTCAGGCGACAACACAAATCCAAGAGCAGACATTGGCGTTTATCCCTAAAATTGTTGCTGTACTAATTGGATTAGTTGTTTTTGGACCTTGGATGCTGTCCGTACTCGTAGAATTTACTTCCGATCTGTTTCAAAATATAAATCAGTTTGTAGGGTAA